A window of Candidatus Dojkabacteria bacterium contains these coding sequences:
- a CDS encoding AAA family ATPase, translating to MGYLIVVGGHEGAGASTISKMMARNLGMHLFSDEVILRDIAAQNGYSSFNKFLLSDYYNEHYEELYSMLDDKLIQASSWHNLIIESRYFAVIAHKLKIACTVRIWLEVDIDKRARRYLHRVHKLDIGKKLSTESKMFKEVVTSLETDLLKETKRITKKYQVDCSDPSKYNDIVFNSTAYNAGDTFNKLLTLIYDGKYLSD from the coding sequence ATGGGTTATCTAATCGTGGTAGGTGGTCACGAAGGAGCTGGCGCGTCCACTATCTCCAAGATGATGGCGCGAAACCTAGGTATGCATCTGTTCTCAGATGAGGTAATTCTTCGGGATATTGCAGCCCAAAATGGCTACTCCTCTTTTAATAAATTCCTCCTGTCGGACTACTACAATGAGCATTATGAGGAGCTATATTCGATGCTTGATGACAAGCTAATCCAAGCCAGCTCATGGCACAATCTGATTATTGAAAGTAGGTATTTCGCTGTCATCGCCCACAAGCTGAAAATCGCCTGTACCGTCAGGATCTGGCTTGAAGTAGACATCGATAAGCGCGCAAGGCGATACCTCCACCGCGTCCACAAACTAGACATTGGCAAAAAACTCTCTACTGAAAGCAAGATGTTCAAGGAGGTTGTCACATCGCTTGAAACAGATCTGCTCAAGGAGACCAAAAGAATTACGAAAAAATACCAGGTAGACTGCTCAGATCCTAGCAAGTACAACGACATAGTATTTAACTCGACTGCATATAACGCAGGCGATACTTTCAATAAACTTTTAACATTAATCTACGATGGAAAATACCTCTCCGATTAA
- a CDS encoding putative peptidoglycan glycosyltransferase FtsW, which produces MARKKPKKRLIEASKPHAPNMTILAFTIAMVTFGAIMIFDSSIYIANNPPFNDQFHFLRLHLIWLLIGVIPASLIYFWDYRKFVKLAFPALIVVIVMLVAVLLQPGDANGSKRWLQIGFEQLVVQPAELLKPVFILFLAGWLAKERKQYKSFNEAFRYGFGQKLIGFAVLLGTVLALVLLEPDLGTTMIICATAFIIFYVSGTDSAHIVGSGIVSGVLVLLAAAAAVLAPYRLERVKTYFHLLLTGEVKDSSDTGYQVMQILIGIGSAGFWGKGFGQSRQRFAYLVENTAFTDSIFAVILEELGMLGGILLILSWILFLAAGFKIAEAAPDRTGKLLAIGITVWLTLQALLNMAANVGLIPLTGIPLPFVTYGGSGTIVALIGSAILLNISRFTVEKKSNAII; this is translated from the coding sequence ATGGCACGCAAAAAACCAAAAAAACGCCTGATCGAAGCATCAAAGCCACATGCTCCAAATATGACAATACTGGCTTTCACCATAGCTATGGTAACTTTCGGTGCGATAATGATCTTTGACTCGAGCATCTACATCGCCAACAATCCACCTTTTAATGATCAGTTTCACTTCTTGCGACTCCATCTGATCTGGCTACTGATAGGGGTGATCCCTGCATCATTAATCTACTTCTGGGACTATAGAAAATTCGTGAAGCTTGCTTTTCCAGCTTTGATTGTGGTTATTGTAATGCTTGTAGCAGTCTTGCTCCAACCAGGCGACGCGAACGGTTCCAAGAGGTGGTTGCAAATAGGATTTGAGCAGCTAGTTGTGCAACCCGCAGAGCTGCTAAAACCAGTCTTCATACTTTTTCTAGCCGGATGGCTGGCAAAAGAGCGCAAACAGTATAAATCCTTTAACGAGGCATTCCGGTACGGTTTTGGGCAGAAGCTTATCGGATTCGCAGTGCTGCTTGGTACTGTATTAGCGCTTGTGCTGCTTGAACCAGATCTTGGGACTACGATGATTATCTGCGCAACAGCCTTTATAATTTTTTATGTTTCAGGAACCGATTCGGCTCACATAGTTGGATCGGGTATTGTAAGTGGTGTGCTTGTCCTTCTTGCTGCTGCTGCAGCGGTTCTAGCTCCATATCGACTTGAGAGGGTTAAAACCTATTTTCATCTTCTATTAACTGGCGAGGTGAAAGATAGCTCAGATACTGGATACCAAGTTATGCAGATATTGATAGGAATTGGATCTGCAGGATTTTGGGGTAAAGGCTTCGGGCAATCAAGGCAGCGTTTTGCCTATCTTGTCGAAAATACAGCATTTACTGATTCAATATTTGCAGTGATATTAGAGGAGTTGGGCATGCTTGGAGGGATTCTTCTAATCCTGAGCTGGATACTGTTTTTAGCGGCTGGGTTCAAAATTGCCGAAGCCGCACCAGATCGAACAGGCAAATTGCTTGCGATTGGTATAACTGTCTGGCTTACACTTCAGGCTTTGCTAAATATGGCCGCAAATGTCGGTTTAATTCCGCTTACAGGTATTCCACTGCCATTTGTGACATATGGTGGATCTGGAACTATCGTGGCTTTGATCGGATCTGCTATACTTCTCAATATAAGTAGATTTACGGTAGAGAAGAAGTCCAATGCAATCATCTAA